Part of the Pseudobdellovibrionaceae bacterium genome is shown below.
ATGCCGATAAAAGTACAGTATGAAATCGATCACTCAATGGCTTTGTCTCATTTTAGGATTTGCCGTTTTAGCGTCTCTTGCGGGTTGCAGGCTTGGGGACAATCGTCTTAATGGCCGAATTCGTGATGGATCTTCATTATCAGGACCTTTGCAGGTTTCGAGTCTCTCTGATGGCGTGTTTCCGGGGCAATCGTTAACAATTACCGGTGAGGGTGGGCGGCCGCCCTATCAGTACACGCTCGTGAGTGGAGGCGGGTCGATTGATGTTTCAACGGGGGTTTTTACAGCGGACTCGAGTATTGGCGAAAACATTGTTCGGGTGACCGACTTGGCTGGCAACAGTGCCGAGATTTCTGTGTTTACCGATCCACAGCGACTTTTGGGTGAAAACGGTCATGAAGGCGGAATTTGGGCGAGCAACGTAGCTGAGTCTGATGATTATTGGGTATATGTAATGGACGCGGACAATGATGGTGAAAAAGAGCTGATGATCACGAATAAATCCACTGGCGCGTCGCAAACAATCACTACCGATGGTTACATTTATATAAATGACTATAAGTCCGCGGCAAATGTGAAGTTGTTGAGCATCGGTCCGAATGCAGGGTCCTACGACTACTATTTCTTAAATGTACAAACTGGGGTCCTAACAAATTTTGAGGGTTTTTTCTCTCCCTCGGAGTCTGTATTTGACCCTATTATCACACAAAATGGCCTGTACGCCGTTGCCAGAGTGACTATTGGCGGCGGTGGTGGCTCGGCGTTGTATTCAATGCCAACTGATTTAAGCTCGGGGCCTATTCAGCTCAATCCCAATTTAGATACGGGAGAAATCACCTATGATTGGGCTCTCACCCCAGATGGAGCAAAAGCTGTTTATATGTCTAATGAAGATGGCCACGGGGGCTTTGAACTTTTTGCCGTCGATATTGGCAATCCAAGTAGTGTGGTGCCACTGAGTGAGGATATAGGTTCGGGTGGGGATAGTGTGCCTTCAGGAATTGGGTTTCAGTTTAAAATCTCACCCAATGGGCTTTATGTCGTCTATGCGGGTGTCCCCACTGGCGCGCCGCCATTTAAAGACAATGTCTATTCGGTGGCGATCGATGGCAGTTCGCGCACTCAGATTAAGGCGGGGTCGGGTTCATGGGGGGTGGGGTTTTATCGGGCCCCTCAGTTTATGTCAGATTCATCCACTGTGGTTTTTGAAGGCAGGTTTGACGACAATAGCCGAACGGATGTTTTTTCGGCGACGGTAGGATCCGCAGGGAGCGCTGTGCGTATGAACAACACAGCCGTCGCCAACGGTTTGGTTTTCAGTCTATCGGACTCGGCATGGTTTTATCGGACGAGCAGTATGTTTTACACTATGACTATTGGGAGTTTTGAAAGCACCAATCCGGTATTTAACGTTGCGGGAAATCCCCTCTTGTACACAGTGGCAATGAGCCCGGATCAATCCAAAATCTCATTCCAGTTAGATAGCCCGTCGGGGGCTGATGAGGTTTATGTGTCCGATTATGGCATTACGGGAGGCCTTAAAGTTCATATTGATTTTCCGAGCCATGTTGATATTGGTTCTTCTCCAAAGTGGCTCAGTGATTCATCAGGTGTGATTTTTATGGCTGACGTTGCTGTTAATCAAAAAAAGCAACTCTTTTTTGCGCCTGCAGATGGCAGTGGCGAAGTGGATTTGAGTGCCAGTGTGCTGACAAGTGGTCAGGTCTCAGCCAATTGGCTTTTGAGCGATGGTCGCGTTGTTTTCGTAGCCAACCCAGAAGACGGTGGAAGTTCCAATCTTTACATCATTAATCCCGATGGCAGCGGGTTGCAAAAACTATCGGGCAGAAATTTTCATGACGGCGCCACGATTTTAAACGCCAAAACTGTCCCTGGTGAAACCTCCATTCGTTTCATTTCCAATCGCTACACTGCAGTTAAATATGAATTATTCGAGGTTGCGATCCCATAGAAGGATTCCGGCCAGATTTTGGCTTGCAGATATGCCGCATGATTCTAGGTTTGTCGTGCGCGAAGTGGCCCCGTTTGAACGTTGAACGCTATTGACATCGATATTATTATAGTTTAACATAATTAAAGTTAGTAGGGGCATTTTATGGCTGTTAAAGTTTCGTCAAAATATCAAGTTGTCATCCCTGAAAAGGTGAGGACCTTGCTTGGGCTTCAACCGGGAACCCAAGTGGATGTAATAGCCAAGGGCGGCATTGCCTATATTGTGCCAGTGCCTGACATAGAGGACCTTAAAGAAAATCTTGAAGGCAAGCTGTCTACCAAAAATGTGAGGGATAAAAAGGACAGAAAGTTTTGAAGACCAAGGTTATAGATTCGTCCTGCTGGATTGAGATTTTTGCAAATGGGGCATTGGCAAAGAAGTGTCAAAAGGAAGTCAGCACGGCTAAAACCATAGTGGTGCCCTCGCTGATAATCTATGAAGTTTATCGAAAAGTTAAACAGTCTATTTCAGATGAAAGTGGCTTGTCAGCCACGGCCTACATTTCTCAATTTGAAGTAAAACCTTTAACTCGGGAAGTGGCACTTTTGGCGGCAGATTTGTCACTGCAATTTAAATTAGGAACAGCCGACAGCTTGATCTTGGCCCATGCTCATGAACTTGGGGCAGAGCTCATCACTCTCGACAATGACTTTAGAGGGTTGCCCAGCGTTCGAGTCCTAGCCTGAAAGCGACAGTAATTTCCCTGATAAACGCCGGGAAAGTATCAGCCGGCGATGGTCTCAAATAACGCATAAAAACCCCGTATTAACCCCTCATATTGACCCACACATTTCCCTTCAGTTTTTTCAAAAAATGCCGATCAAAGTACAGTATGAAATCGATCACTCAGTGGCTTTGTCTCATTTTAGGATTTGCAGTTTTGGTGGCTCTTGCGGGTTGCCGGCTTGGGGATAATTCTATCTCGGGTCGGTACAAGGAGAGCTCTAGTGGTGTTGGTGTCACCATGCAGTTTTCGAGCGGGTTCAACGAAAAGACTTACCTTACTGAAATACTGGTTGAAGTGAGCTTTACTGAGCCGGTAGAGTCCTTGACGGCGACAGATTTCAGTATCACAAATGGAACCATCACGCAGATCGTCGGCAGTGGTTTTTTCTATACGCTAACTGTCGCACCCACTTCCTATGGGGCCGTGGCGGTGAACTATTTGGAGTCAGCGGCCCATCGTCCGGCGGCTCCCGTGCCGACGTTGTCGATCGAATACACTCGCTACCCTTATCCGGTGAAAACCTTTTCACGTCCGAATACGTCCAGTGGGGGGTTCAGTTCCATCGCGTCTATACCTAACTCCTCAGATCAGGTGCTCGTGGGCAATTTTTCGGGAGGTTTTCAGAGTGGCATTTATTTACGTCGAGAGACGGAAGCGGGTGAGGTGGTGTGGGACAAGTATTATACAACTTTTTTCTATTTTGATGACGTGATCATAGGTGATGACATTGTATATGCCGTCGGAACACCAATGGGCTTCACATCCGGTATTTTTGCACTAGATTTGGCAACAGGGGCTATTCATTGGGCCAGAGCCGTTGCCAACTCGGCACCGTCAACCATGGATTTTGGTGAGGGTTTGGTGGCTCTTGATAGTGGAGACCTCTTAATGTTTAGTCAGACCAACAATGTGTCAATGGGTGACATGGGCGGCACAGTGGTAAAGACTGACTCAGATGGAACCATTGTTTGGCACAAGCGTTTTGGTGGAACCGGTGGCAATGACAGCTTGATTCAAGATGCCGTTAAAAGCCCCAGCAATACGGGCGTGGCAATTGGTCGCACTTCCACCGGCATTTGGTTTTTTGAAGTGGATGGCGATGGCACGGTTATCCAAAACAAGTCGATTGACCCCAATGCTTCAGGCCCCTTCAACGCTCAGGCAATCACCCCAGCAACCGGGGGCGGGTATTATGTGGTTGCTGGCACAGGTGACCCGGTGGGCATATTAAAACTAGACAACACTGGCGAAGTTGTTTGGTCATGGACGGCGAGCGGACCCGTTAATTTCAGTCTTGCCGATGTGATTGAACTCTCCAACGGTAATATAGCGGCAGTGGGCGGGATCAATAGCCCATCCGCTGGAGTCGTCATGACCTTGGATACATCGGGACAATTTTTGTGGGCAAAGCGTTTTGAAACGATGTCATTTTCATCGGTGACAGAAGCAAGCAACGGAGCTTTGAAAGTTGTAGGCGCTGCATCCATAACGATGATCAACGCCGATGGCACACCGGTTCAGTATGATTGCAATGAGTGGAGCGATTGGGCTCCTAACGTAATCACGCCGGCCACTTACACGGTCAACGCTGGCCCATCCCAATCCACGTCCAATATCAATGACAATCAGGAGTACACGAGTGGTTTTCTTGATGCCGTGGCACTTCCCTTTAATGGCAGTGAATCTCTAGTGTGTGAACCTTGAGTCGAAGTGAGAAAACTAAACGCTCAATTTCAGCTGGTTAAATAGTGCTGCGCAAATCGGATTTAAACTTGCGGGGCACCATGTTGGGTACGTTTGTTTTTATTTCGCAGCGGGTTTTCTTGGTTTGGCCGTGCGTTTGCGCGCTTGTTTGCGCAATTTCTTTGTGTGCGATTTCTTTGGCTGGGCGCTTACTTTTTTGCCGGTGGCTTTTTTTGTGGTCGCCTGTTTTTTGATAGATTTTGATGAAGGCTTCCGCGGGCTTTTTTTCGTGGGCATTTGTTTTTTTAGCAAAGGGTGATTTTTTTGTACCGTAGGCGGTGAAAAGGGGGCCACGGCGCCCTCTACGGGCAGGTCCTCTTGGATGATCTCAGAGCTTATCGGTGACGGCTCCATTCGAACCGGGCGAGACCATGCATCCTTTGCCAAAAACGAAGCCATAAGGCATATTGCTAGTGGGTAGATGTAAAAAGCGCCGAGTGTTTTCATAAGAACGCTATCGGATGAATCGATGAAATACTTTAGTGGGGGGAGTGATGGATAAATTGAGGCTAGCTAAAGGTCGGGGTTTTTGGCTTGGTGTAGTGGTCATTGCCCTGCTACTGCCCGTTGACGGGCAGGCTCGTTATAAATTTACGGGTTTTACGCCTGGGGCACAAAGTGTGGGATTTTTGTTGGGAAGCCCCCTTAAGTTTCAGTATGAGTGGTGGACCCACCGGGCCAATTCTTACTCCGTTGATTTTGGTCTGCATTGGAATGGAGCCTTGCAAACAGGCTTCAACTACAATGGCTATTTGTTGAATGAATCGGATCATTGGTTTGGGCAAAAAGGATATGGCGCCTTTTTGGCCCGCTGGCTACTAGGAGGTGTGGTTGTGGTGAACACCAATAGTGAAGAAGACACCTTTAGCGGCGTGGGAGGGCGTTTGGGGATGGGTTTTGATTACATATTGCCTTCGCAAAAATGGGTGATCACCGGAGAGGTTTTGGCAGATTTGTTTGTGGTGGGGCCGCACGTGGCGGC
Proteins encoded:
- a CDS encoding AbrB/MazE/SpoVT family DNA-binding domain-containing protein, translating into MAVKVSSKYQVVIPEKVRTLLGLQPGTQVDVIAKGGIAYIVPVPDIEDLKENLEGKLSTKNVRDKKDRKF
- a CDS encoding type II toxin-antitoxin system VapC family toxin, translating into MKTKVIDSSCWIEIFANGALAKKCQKEVSTAKTIVVPSLIIYEVYRKVKQSISDESGLSATAYISQFEVKPLTREVALLAADLSLQFKLGTADSLILAHAHELGAELITLDNDFRGLPSVRVLA